The following proteins come from a genomic window of Nicotiana tomentosiformis chromosome 12, ASM39032v3, whole genome shotgun sequence:
- the LOC138902665 gene encoding uncharacterized protein, producing MDFEGSWEKFLPLAEIAYNNIYQSSIQMTPYEALYGRQCHSPVYWFEPGEAKLLGTNLVRDSLEKVKLIQDRLRTAQSRQKSYSDQKVHDVTSMVGERVLLRVSPMKGVIRFGKKGKLSPRYIRTFENLDWICEVAYKFALPPRLYVVHPVFHVSMLRRYYGDPSHVLDFSTVQLVEDLTYIEELVAILDIQVLKLRSKNIALVKIQWKGHPIEEVTRETEHNKRSRYSNLFITSGMSLCTFEDKCLF from the coding sequence ATGGATTTTGAGGGCTCTTGGGAaaaattcttgccacttgcggagattgcctacaataacatctaccaatcgagtattcagatgactccttatgaggccctatatgggagacagtgtcattctccagtttattggtttgagcctggagaggctaagttattaggcacaaATTTGGTTCGAGAttccttggagaaggtcaagctgatccaggatcgacttcgtacagcccaatctagacagaagagttattcGGATCAAAAGGTTCATGATGTTACAtctatggttggagagcgagtcttgctacgggtttcacccatgaagggtgtgataaggttcgggaagaagggcaaattgagccctaggtatataagAACTTTTGAGAACCTTGACTGGATatgtgaggtggcatacaagttTGCATTGCCACCTAGGTTGTatgtggttcatccggtgttccatgtttctatgctccggaggtattatggtgatccatctcatgttttagactttaGCACTGTCCAATTGgttgaggatttgacttatattgaggagttAGTAGCTATCTTGGACATACAGGTCctgaagttgagatcaaagaacattgctttagtGAAGATTCAATGGAAGGGTCATCCAATCGAGGAGGTAACCAGGGAAACCGAGCATAACAAGCGGAGTCGTTATTCTAATTTATTCATCACTTCAGGCATGTCCTTATgtacgttcgaggacaaatgtttgttttaa